The genomic segment TGAGACCTACACCTTTCATTTCCACCGTAACATGATGGTCGAGCTGGTCAGACGGCTGGACCTCCAGAACATCACGCTTGTCTGCCAGGACTGGGGCGGCCTGCTGGGCCTCACCCTGCCGCCTGACATGCCGGAGCGGTTCGAGCGGCTGATCGTCATGAACACGGCGATCGCGACGGGCGAGTCGCCCGGCAAGGGGTTCGATGCATGGAAAGCCTATAATGCATCCCAGCCGGATTTGGACCTGGCGGCCCTGATGAAACGCGGCACGCCCGTCCTCTCGGATGCAGAGGCTGCGGCCTATGCCGCCCCCTTCCCCGACATCACCTACAAGGCGGGCGTACGCCGGTTCCCGGAACTGGTCATGGTCGCGCCCGGCATGGAGGGCGTGAAGACATCGCAGCGCGCGGCCGACTGGTGGGCCCGGGAATGGCAGGGCGAGACGTTCATGGCCGTCGGCGGCGCAGACCCGGTACTGGGCCCGCCGGCAATGGAGAAGCTGCGCGCGCAGATCCGGGGCTGTCCCGAACCGATGCTGATCGAAGAGGCCGGCCACTTCGTTCAGGAATGGGGGGAACCCGTCGCCCGCGCCGCGCTGAAAGCCTTCGGGGAGCTCTGATCATGCAGGACCTGATGAATGCCTGGCAGGCCGATGTCGCAAGACAGCCCCAATGGGTCCAGCACTGGCTGGACATCATGGTCATTGTCCTGGGCGGCTTCTCCCTCGTGTTCAGCTTTGTCCGGGTTGAGGCGCGCTGGGTGCTGGCGGGGTTCGTGTTGGGCGCCGCCACCCTGCTGGGCCTCTACAGCCAGATTGGCTATTCGCGCCTGCTGGGCCTCGCCCATGTCATCTTCTGGACACCCGTCCTGATCTACCTGCTCCGGCGGCGCGCCCATTGGCGTGTGAAGGAAACCCTGTCCGGAAAGTGGATCGTGCTAGCCGTCATGATACTGACGATCTCGCTTGTGTTCGATTATACGGATGTGATCCGCTGGGTGTTCGGCGCGCATTGATTCAATAGCTGCTCCGGCTGGCGGTCTGGCCTAGAATGGCCGACATGACCGATTCTCCCCTTCGCCCCGGTGCCGGCTGCGGCGCCGCAATCCTCGACGAGCAGGGCCGCCTGCTTCTGATCCAGCGCCTGAAAGAACCCGAAGCCGGAGCCTGGGGCCTGCCCGGC from the uncultured Hyphomonas sp. genome contains:
- a CDS encoding haloalkane dehalogenase; this translates as MTIDALRTPDDRFADLPGWPYAPHYVDDLPGYEGLRVHYVDEGPEKAVRTYLCLHGQPTWSYLYRKMIPVFLESGARVIAPDWLGFGRSDKPAADETYTFHFHRNMMVELVRRLDLQNITLVCQDWGGLLGLTLPPDMPERFERLIVMNTAIATGESPGKGFDAWKAYNASQPDLDLAALMKRGTPVLSDAEAAAYAAPFPDITYKAGVRRFPELVMVAPGMEGVKTSQRAADWWAREWQGETFMAVGGADPVLGPPAMEKLRAQIRGCPEPMLIEEAGHFVQEWGEPVARAALKAFGEL